The following coding sequences lie in one Leucobacter allii genomic window:
- the leuS gene encoding leucine--tRNA ligase has product MTEQQGRDAEGYDFRSIQERWLPVWEELKPFEVGDAGTGRPTKYVLDMFPYPSGDLHMGHAEAFCFGDVLARYWRGRGYDVLHPIGWDSFGLPAENAAIKRGVDPREWTYANIAQQKASFRVYAPSFDWSRVLHTSDPEYYRWNQWLFLKLYEKGLAYRKASWVNWDPVDQTVLANEQVLADGTSERSGAMVVKKKLTQWYFRITEYADRLLDDLDALEGQWPAKVLNMQRNWIGRSRGAEVEFEIEGREAKVPVFTTRPDTLHGATFMVVAPDSDLAAELAAGASPEVRMQFQAYLEETQRQTEIERQNADREKTGVFLDHFAVNPVNGERIPVWASDYVLADYGHGAIMAVPAHDQRDLDFARRFELPVRVVVDVRDADGAPLPDPSESGIATAGEGVLVNSGELDGLPKAEAIARAIEILEARGTGRGATTYRLRDWLISRQRYWGTPIPILHHESGEMRPVAEESLPVELPSSEGLDLKPKGSSPLGAATEWAAVVDPETGERWRRDPDTMDTFVDSSWYYLRFLSAQDDSQAFDPELARRWGPIDQYAGGVEHAILHLLYSRFITKVLHDLGYLDFEEPFTALLNQGMVLQDGAKMSKSKGNLVEFASELSAHGADALRVTLAFAGPPEDDIDWADVSVQGSAKFLARAWRVADDVESGGAAVGTDVAAGDTGLRRATHRLLADAPGLVEAYKFNVVVARLMEQVNVTRKAIDSGCGIADPAVRESAEVVARILSLFAPYAAEDMWAKLGHEPTVALAEWPTADPALLVEDEVTLVVQVDGKVRDRLTLPASVTPEEAESAARASTAVQRAIGERDVVNVVVRVPKIVSIATKPAA; this is encoded by the coding sequence GTGACCGAGCAGCAAGGGCGTGACGCCGAGGGCTACGACTTCCGGAGCATCCAGGAGCGCTGGCTCCCGGTGTGGGAGGAGCTCAAGCCCTTCGAGGTCGGCGACGCCGGGACGGGGCGCCCGACGAAGTACGTCCTCGACATGTTCCCCTACCCCTCGGGCGACCTCCACATGGGCCACGCCGAGGCCTTCTGCTTCGGCGACGTGCTCGCCCGGTACTGGCGCGGTCGCGGCTACGACGTACTGCACCCGATCGGCTGGGACTCCTTCGGCCTGCCCGCGGAGAACGCCGCGATCAAGCGGGGCGTCGATCCGCGGGAGTGGACGTACGCGAACATCGCCCAGCAGAAGGCCTCGTTCCGCGTGTACGCGCCGTCCTTCGACTGGAGCCGGGTGCTCCACACGAGCGACCCCGAGTACTACCGCTGGAACCAGTGGCTGTTCCTCAAGCTGTACGAGAAGGGGCTCGCCTACCGCAAGGCGAGCTGGGTGAACTGGGATCCCGTGGACCAGACGGTGCTCGCGAACGAGCAGGTGCTCGCCGACGGCACCTCCGAGCGCTCGGGCGCCATGGTCGTCAAGAAGAAGCTCACGCAGTGGTACTTCCGCATCACCGAGTACGCGGACCGCCTGCTCGACGACCTCGACGCGCTCGAGGGCCAGTGGCCGGCGAAGGTGCTCAACATGCAGCGGAACTGGATCGGCCGCTCGCGCGGTGCGGAGGTCGAGTTCGAGATCGAGGGCCGCGAGGCGAAGGTGCCGGTGTTCACCACCCGGCCCGACACGCTGCACGGCGCGACCTTCATGGTGGTCGCCCCGGACTCCGACCTCGCCGCGGAGCTCGCGGCCGGCGCGTCGCCCGAGGTGCGCATGCAGTTCCAGGCATACCTGGAGGAGACGCAGAGGCAGACGGAGATCGAGCGGCAGAACGCCGACCGCGAGAAGACCGGCGTCTTCCTCGACCACTTCGCCGTGAATCCCGTCAACGGCGAACGCATTCCCGTCTGGGCATCGGACTACGTGCTCGCCGATTACGGGCACGGCGCGATCATGGCGGTGCCCGCGCACGATCAGCGCGACCTCGACTTCGCCCGCCGCTTCGAGCTTCCCGTCCGGGTGGTCGTCGACGTGCGCGACGCGGACGGCGCGCCACTGCCCGACCCGTCGGAGAGCGGCATCGCGACGGCCGGCGAGGGCGTGCTCGTCAATTCGGGCGAGCTCGACGGTCTGCCCAAGGCCGAGGCCATCGCGCGTGCGATCGAGATCCTCGAAGCGCGCGGCACCGGTCGTGGAGCGACCACCTACCGGCTGCGCGACTGGCTCATCTCCCGGCAGCGCTACTGGGGCACCCCGATCCCGATCCTGCACCACGAGTCGGGGGAGATGCGGCCCGTCGCCGAGGAGTCGCTCCCCGTCGAGCTGCCGTCCTCCGAGGGACTCGACCTGAAGCCGAAGGGCTCGTCGCCGCTCGGCGCCGCCACCGAGTGGGCCGCGGTCGTCGACCCGGAGACCGGGGAGCGCTGGAGGCGCGACCCGGACACCATGGACACCTTCGTGGACAGCTCCTGGTACTACCTGCGCTTCCTCTCCGCCCAGGACGACAGCCAGGCCTTCGACCCCGAGCTCGCCCGCCGCTGGGGGCCGATCGATCAGTACGCCGGCGGCGTCGAGCATGCGATCCTGCACCTGCTGTACTCCCGCTTCATCACCAAGGTGCTGCACGATCTCGGCTACCTCGATTTCGAGGAGCCCTTCACCGCGCTCCTCAACCAGGGCATGGTGCTGCAGGACGGCGCCAAGATGTCGAAGTCGAAGGGCAACCTCGTCGAGTTCGCCTCCGAGCTGTCGGCGCACGGCGCCGACGCGCTGCGCGTCACCCTCGCCTTCGCGGGCCCGCCCGAGGACGACATCGACTGGGCCGACGTGTCGGTGCAGGGCTCCGCGAAGTTCCTCGCACGCGCCTGGCGCGTCGCCGATGACGTGGAGTCCGGCGGCGCCGCCGTCGGAACCGACGTCGCCGCCGGCGACACGGGCCTCCGCCGGGCGACCCATCGACTGCTGGCGGACGCCCCCGGGCTCGTCGAGGCGTACAAGTTCAACGTGGTCGTCGCGCGTCTCATGGAGCAGGTGAATGTCACGCGCAAGGCGATCGACTCGGGGTGCGGCATCGCGGATCCCGCGGTGCGCGAGTCCGCGGAGGTCGTCGCGCGGATCCTGTCCCTCTTCGCGCCGTACGCGGCGGAGGACATGTGGGCGAAGCTCGGGCACGAGCCGACGGTCGCCCTCGCGGAGTGGCCGACGGCGGACCCGGCGCTGCTCGTCGAAGACGAGGTGACGCTCGTGGTGCAGGTCGACGGCAAGGTGCGGGATCGCCTGACGCTTCCCGCGTCCGTGACGCCCGAGGAGGCCGAGTCGGCGGCGCGCGCCTCGACCGCGGTGCAGCGGGCGATCGGCGAGCGCGATGTCGTGAACGTCGTCGTCCGCGTGCCGAAGATCGTGAGCATCGCGACGAAGCCCGCCGCCTAG
- a CDS encoding ComEA family DNA-binding protein, producing MDATLPSTDPAAPGDPGDPRHGMPDDAPHWRSEEVLARPSWRERARGRPDVRRLSTLEELPLGRRIARATGTPLLAGLVAFACAVAIAIALSVLGARPAAIAAGELAPATPAQEAGTDQAGGDPAATDSTADPPASAERADAGRTGAADLLVHVVGEVGRPGIVELPPGSRVADALEAAEGATPAAALESVNLARVLVDGEQLVVPDAELAASWAAGAGTGAPGNAAAAAGSASAVEGPGVPPAGSAASNAAGIVPLNTADAAALETLPRIGPALAQRIIAWRDAHGAFTSVDQLLDVPGIGAKTLDGLRDAVSAP from the coding sequence ATGGACGCCACGCTCCCCTCGACCGACCCCGCCGCGCCCGGAGATCCGGGCGATCCGAGGCACGGGATGCCGGACGACGCGCCGCACTGGCGCTCCGAGGAGGTGCTGGCGCGCCCGTCGTGGCGCGAGCGGGCCCGGGGGAGGCCCGACGTACGCCGCTTGAGCACGCTGGAGGAGCTGCCGCTCGGCCGGCGGATCGCCCGCGCGACGGGGACCCCGCTCCTCGCGGGTCTCGTCGCCTTCGCCTGCGCGGTCGCGATCGCCATCGCACTGTCCGTGCTGGGCGCCCGTCCGGCCGCCATCGCAGCCGGGGAGCTCGCGCCCGCGACGCCGGCGCAGGAGGCCGGGACGGATCAGGCTGGGGGAGATCCGGCCGCGACGGATTCCACGGCGGATCCTCCGGCCTCGGCGGAACGCGCCGATGCGGGCCGGACGGGCGCCGCTGATCTGCTCGTGCACGTCGTCGGCGAGGTCGGACGCCCCGGAATCGTCGAACTCCCTCCGGGATCGCGGGTGGCGGATGCGCTCGAGGCCGCCGAGGGCGCCACTCCCGCGGCGGCACTCGAGTCCGTCAATCTCGCCCGCGTGCTCGTGGACGGCGAGCAGCTCGTCGTCCCCGATGCCGAGCTGGCGGCGAGCTGGGCCGCCGGCGCGGGGACCGGGGCCCCGGGGAACGCGGCTGCCGCCGCCGGGAGCGCGTCAGCTGTGGAGGGGCCCGGAGTCCCTCCCGCGGGGAGCGCCGCGTCGAACGCTGCGGGGATCGTGCCGCTCAACACGGCCGACGCCGCCGCACTCGAGACCCTGCCGCGCATCGGCCCGGCGCTCGCCCAGCGCATCATCGCGTGGCGTGACGCGCACGGGGCCTTCACCTCGGTCGATCAGCTCCTGGACGTACCGGGCATCGGAGCGAAGACGCTCGACGGACTGCGTGATGCGGTGAGCGCGCCGTGA